From Tachypleus tridentatus isolate NWPU-2018 chromosome 8, ASM421037v1, whole genome shotgun sequence, a single genomic window includes:
- the LOC143222917 gene encoding uncharacterized protein LOC143222917 isoform X3 — MVAKRTALHARVDHEERAKYLLEVGVDTSCTDIYEVRVCVYSDHLDEPFSTCLQNEDLSHLKWF, encoded by the exons ATGGTTGCAAAAAGGACAGCTCTGCATGCT AGAGTGGATCATGAGGAACGTGCCAAGTATCTCTTGGAAGTAGGTGTTGACACCAGTTGTACTGACATCTATGAAGTACGAGTATGCGTTTATTCAGATCATTTGGATGAACCATTCAGCACATGCTTACAGAATGAGGATCTTTCTCATCTGAAATGGTTTTAA
- the LOC143222917 gene encoding uncharacterized protein LOC143222917 isoform X4, whose amino-acid sequence MTQSRVDHEERAKYLLEVGVDTSCTDIYEVRVCVYSDHLDEPFSTCLQNEDLSHLKWF is encoded by the coding sequence AGAGTGGATCATGAGGAACGTGCCAAGTATCTCTTGGAAGTAGGTGTTGACACCAGTTGTACTGACATCTATGAAGTACGAGTATGCGTTTATTCAGATCATTTGGATGAACCATTCAGCACATGCTTACAGAATGAGGATCTTTCTCATCTGAAATGGTTTTAA